From the genome of Mycoplasma anserisalpingitidis, one region includes:
- a CDS encoding MMB_0454 family protein — MNFVTVDFNLNQFFSVQESAFKQVIKQSFNSNKQVKMVNEPKISFEYDKKNINIFIDIKIKHDAEIDLVLKEITKNIELGVVNLIDTKPKNIQFNILGFL; from the coding sequence ATGAATTTTGTAACAGTTGATTTTAATTTAAATCAATTTTTCTCTGTTCAAGAAAGTGCTTTTAAACAAGTAATAAAACAAAGTTTTAATTCAAACAAACAAGTAAAAATGGTTAATGAACCAAAAATAAGTTTTGAATATGACAAAAAAAATATCAATATTTTTATTGATATTAAAATTAAACATGATGCTGAAATTGATTTAGTGTTAAAAGAAATCACAAAAAATATTGAGTTAGGTGTTGTGAATTTAATAGACACAAAACCAAAAAATATTCAATTTAATATACTTGGATTTTTATAA
- the efp gene encoding elongation factor P: protein MINVNEFKPGITFQDEGDIFVVLEAQHSKQGRGQANVKAKVKNLRTGSTTIKSFTGGDRVKPAHIDKRKMNYLYNDGENIVLMDNETYEQVEIPLKNVEWELNFLKEGSEVQIRVFESEVLDVELPINVELKVTEAPDAVKGNTTTNPQKKVVLETGFELETPMFVKENDVIIVSTETGKYVGRSN from the coding sequence ATGATTAATGTTAATGAATTTAAACCTGGTATAACATTCCAAGATGAAGGTGATATTTTTGTTGTTTTAGAAGCTCAACACTCAAAACAAGGACGTGGTCAAGCTAACGTTAAAGCTAAGGTTAAAAACTTGCGTACAGGTTCAACAACAATTAAGTCATTTACTGGTGGGGATCGTGTTAAACCAGCACATATTGATAAAAGAAAAATGAACTACCTATACAACGATGGAGAAAACATTGTGTTAATGGATAATGAAACCTATGAACAAGTTGAAATTCCTCTTAAAAATGTCGAATGAGAATTAAACTTCCTTAAAGAGGGGAGTGAAGTTCAAATTCGTGTATTTGAATCTGAAGTTCTTGATGTTGAATTACCTATTAATGTGGAATTAAAGGTTACAGAAGCTCCTGATGCTGTTAAAGGTAACACAACAACTAATCCTCAAAAGAAAGTTGTTTTAGAAACAGGATTTGAACTTGAAACACCTATGTTCGTTAAAGAAAATGATGTAATTATTGTTTCTACTGAAACTGGTAAATACGTCGGAAGAAGTAACTAA
- a CDS encoding zinc-binding dehydrogenase, with protein MKSISLPKEMKALVFQAKGKIEIVKKPVPQVGPNDLLIKVTTTTICGTDIHIKKGEYPVVPGLTIGHESVGTVAAYGDNVTGFELGERVLAGAITPSGFIAACQYGQGSQDGVGEVYGYKATAGWKFGNIEDGCQAEYVLVKNAMANVAKIPATLTDKQVLMCPDILSTGIKGSENADIVLGDTVVLVAQGPIGLSATIGAKLLGASTIIAVDGEEARLEMAKKYGATHTINFKNKDVVEEVRRITNGRMADAAVECLGLNSTFQTCLRVLRPGGKLSSIGVYSEDLVIPLDSFAAGLGDHQIKTSLCPGGSERMRRLMQLIENGMIDTTKLVTHEYDFDKIVEAYELFESRKDGVLKIAVKVS; from the coding sequence ATGAAATCAATTAGTTTACCAAAAGAAATGAAAGCTTTAGTTTTTCAAGCTAAAGGAAAAATCGAAATAGTTAAGAAACCAGTTCCTCAAGTTGGACCAAATGACCTTTTAATCAAGGTTACTACAACAACAATTTGTGGAACAGACATTCACATTAAAAAAGGTGAATACCCAGTTGTTCCTGGTTTAACAATTGGACACGAATCAGTAGGAACAGTAGCAGCATATGGTGATAATGTTACTGGATTTGAATTAGGGGAAAGAGTTCTTGCTGGAGCTATTACACCTAGTGGATTTATAGCAGCTTGTCAATATGGACAAGGTTCACAAGACGGAGTTGGAGAAGTTTACGGATATAAAGCAACTGCTGGATGAAAATTTGGAAACATCGAAGATGGATGTCAAGCAGAATATGTTCTTGTTAAAAATGCTATGGCTAACGTAGCAAAAATTCCTGCAACTTTAACAGACAAACAAGTTTTAATGTGTCCTGATATTCTTTCAACAGGAATTAAAGGTTCAGAAAATGCTGATATTGTTTTAGGAGATACAGTTGTTCTTGTGGCTCAAGGACCTATTGGACTTAGTGCTACAATTGGTGCTAAATTATTAGGAGCTTCAACAATTATTGCTGTTGATGGTGAAGAAGCTCGTTTAGAAATGGCTAAAAAATATGGAGCAACACACACAATTAACTTTAAAAACAAAGATGTTGTTGAAGAAGTTAGAAGAATTACAAATGGGCGTATGGCTGACGCTGCTGTTGAATGTTTAGGACTTAACTCAACATTCCAAACATGTTTAAGAGTTTTACGTCCTGGAGGTAAACTATCATCAATCGGGGTTTACTCTGAAGATTTAGTAATTCCGCTTGATTCATTTGCCGCAGGTCTTGGAGATCACCAAATTAAAACATCATTATGTCCTGGTGGATCTGAAAGAATGCGTCGTTTAATGCAATTAATTGAAAATGGAATGATTGATACAACAAAACTTGTTACACATGAATATGATTTTGATAAAATCGTTGAAGCTTACGAATTATTTGAAAGCCGTAAAGATGGTGTATTAAAAATCGCTGTTAAAGTAAGTTAA
- the ftsZ gene encoding cell division protein FtsZ, producing the protein MQENNTQQEVKKSNFYNPFDDNVVEETQKDDLDEQLINENTAKIKLKVIGIGGAGNNAVQMMELEKYPSVEFIVANTDAQALAKNKCPNKLALGKESRGLGAGSDPEVGQARAKESSRKIEEKLKDADVVIITAGLGGGTGTGAAPVVAEIARNNGALTIAIVTTPFSTEGRKRTRIAKEGIEKLKEKVDSYIVLSNERLLQQYGDVPIDDAYTKSNVYLKNIINTIHDILYRIGTINIDFADMRRILEKSGLTLIGLGQASGKNRATKAVEKAFQNNLYSTEICGAERFLINIQYDKSATLNEIKTAVDEVNKFLNTNSSIDEDDIIIGQERIEGETDLFKVSVIAGRVIERKDVEANKAATNVIEESKNNEVDIINNLNSENEAEAKLDEVKEEKETLVYDTLEIENDSETQNDDFNSNFLDLDEDETKFDDSKVDNWF; encoded by the coding sequence ATGCAAGAAAATAACACACAACAAGAAGTTAAAAAATCAAATTTCTACAACCCTTTTGATGACAATGTGGTTGAAGAAACTCAAAAAGACGATTTAGATGAACAATTAATTAATGAAAACACTGCAAAAATTAAGTTAAAAGTTATCGGAATCGGTGGTGCTGGTAATAATGCTGTTCAAATGATGGAATTAGAAAAATACCCTTCAGTTGAATTTATTGTTGCAAATACTGATGCACAAGCACTTGCAAAAAATAAATGTCCAAATAAACTTGCACTTGGAAAAGAATCTCGTGGATTAGGTGCTGGTAGTGATCCAGAAGTTGGGCAAGCAAGAGCAAAAGAAAGCTCTCGTAAAATTGAAGAGAAACTTAAAGATGCAGATGTTGTAATTATTACTGCTGGTCTTGGAGGTGGTACTGGTACAGGTGCTGCCCCAGTTGTGGCCGAAATTGCCAGAAATAATGGTGCATTAACAATTGCTATTGTAACTACACCTTTTTCTACAGAAGGTAGAAAACGTACTAGAATTGCAAAAGAAGGTATTGAAAAACTTAAAGAAAAAGTTGATTCATACATTGTTCTTTCAAACGAAAGATTGTTACAACAATATGGTGATGTTCCTATTGATGACGCTTATACAAAATCAAATGTTTATCTTAAAAATATCATCAATACCATACATGATATTCTTTACAGAATAGGAACAATCAACATTGACTTTGCTGATATGCGTAGAATACTTGAAAAATCAGGATTAACACTTATTGGACTTGGACAAGCGTCAGGAAAAAACCGTGCAACCAAAGCGGTTGAAAAAGCATTCCAAAATAACTTATATTCAACAGAAATCTGTGGAGCTGAAAGATTTTTAATTAACATTCAATATGATAAATCTGCAACATTAAATGAAATTAAAACTGCTGTAGATGAAGTTAATAAATTCTTAAATACAAATAGTTCAATTGATGAAGATGACATTATTATTGGTCAAGAAAGAATCGAAGGTGAAACTGACTTATTTAAAGTTTCAGTTATTGCCGGGCGTGTAATTGAAAGAAAAGATGTTGAAGCTAATAAAGCTGCAACAAATGTAATTGAAGAATCAAAAAATAATGAAGTCGATATTATTAATAATTTAAATTCAGAAAATGAAGCTGAAGCTAAATTAGATGAAGTTAAAGAAGAAAAAGAAACATTAGTTTATGATACCTTGGAGATCGAAAACGATTCTGAGACTCAAAATGATGACTTTAATTCAAACTTCTTAGATCTAGATGAAGATGAAACAAAATTCGATGATTCAAAAGTTGATAATTGATTTTAG
- a CDS encoding MAG3720 family protein — protein sequence MKKYFLDFRVSKNYISWTVLEDCETKQKTVRVSEKLIPVNSSDITKMFDSIKKYLNNLPLNKNVITNVIFNDDVLSNLEIKLIETHYLQECFSADKRVKDELSLQLSKHFHSSEYIPVTIKSYRYLAYQKVSVKEYLQFPLNKQFSKLISKNSAFVTTDIETLNNIQRLFEYNFDKVNYFIKTQSLANYYKEFDGFNLLLDTEDSYSSLSLIYNGAVIKYKRLSVGMDKIYEMINQNSRVTKSNTDIQNIIRYLTKSKNINILDDGVVSIKKMLDEFAACYIKLISEFLNCDELKDQKINMLALSGVLANIIETNLNPSAFNLNKVHNLYKDNSESIFLNNDIAILQSNLMTKLDEEDQNKTVNTITNRINNEINPRKSFLNKIWYAITK from the coding sequence ATGAAAAAATATTTTTTAGATTTTAGAGTTAGCAAAAATTATATTAGTTGAACAGTTCTGGAAGACTGTGAAACAAAACAAAAAACAGTTAGAGTGAGCGAAAAGTTAATTCCAGTTAACTCAAGCGACATTACTAAAATGTTTGACTCTATTAAAAAATATCTTAACAACCTTCCTTTGAATAAAAATGTTATTACAAATGTTATCTTTAATGATGATGTCCTAAGTAATTTAGAAATTAAACTCATTGAAACACATTACTTGCAAGAATGTTTTTCAGCAGATAAAAGAGTTAAAGATGAATTAAGTTTACAATTATCAAAGCATTTTCACAGTAGTGAATACATTCCAGTAACAATTAAAAGCTACCGATACTTAGCTTACCAAAAAGTTTCAGTTAAAGAATATTTGCAATTCCCTCTTAATAAGCAATTTAGCAAATTAATTTCAAAAAATTCTGCATTTGTGACTACAGATATTGAAACGCTCAACAATATTCAAAGATTATTTGAATACAACTTTGATAAAGTTAATTACTTTATTAAAACTCAGTCATTAGCAAACTATTATAAAGAATTTGACGGATTTAACTTATTATTGGACACTGAAGATTCGTACTCATCACTTTCGCTTATTTACAATGGTGCAGTTATTAAATATAAACGTTTATCCGTGGGTATGGATAAAATTTATGAGATGATTAACCAAAATAGTAGAGTAACAAAATCTAATACAGATATTCAAAATATTATTCGTTATTTAACAAAAAGCAAAAACATTAATATTCTCGATGATGGAGTGGTGTCCATCAAAAAGATGCTTGATGAATTTGCTGCTTGCTATATAAAGTTAATATCAGAATTTCTAAATTGTGATGAACTCAAGGATCAAAAAATCAATATGTTAGCCTTAAGTGGTGTTTTGGCTAACATAATCGAAACCAATTTGAATCCATCAGCTTTCAATCTTAATAAAGTGCACAATTTATATAAGGATAATTCCGAAAGTATATTCTTAAATAATGATATTGCTATTTTACAATCAAACTTAATGACTAAACTTGATGAAGAAGATCAAAACAAAACAGTTAACACAATCACTAATAGAATTAATAACGAGATCAATCCGCGTAAATCATTTTTAAACAAAATATGATATGCAATCACTAAATAA
- the rsmH gene encoding 16S rRNA (cytosine(1402)-N(4))-methyltransferase RsmH, with protein MNQNLHYSVLLKETIESLNIKEDGIYVDLTLGMGGHSAEILKRLNKNGFLIAFDKDEFAIKKGSEALSQISDRFAIIKSDFRYIKHELAKLGITQVDGIIADLGISSPQVDDASRGFSYNKDAKLDMRMDQEQGLDAHYIVNNYTDVQLANIFTKYADVKLAMRVAKAIVKCRPIDTTLELVDVIKSAYPAALLRAKNPAKAVFQALRIETNSEFESLELMLKDAVSLLKSNSSLSIITFHSLEDRIVKNFFKDLITSNLPIKMPIIEEKKYTAKQIIPSQRELEENKRSRSAKLRILSKI; from the coding sequence ATGAATCAGAATTTACATTATTCAGTTCTCTTAAAAGAAACTATAGAAAGTTTAAATATTAAAGAAGACGGAATTTATGTTGATTTAACTCTTGGTATGGGTGGTCACTCAGCTGAGATACTAAAAAGGTTAAATAAAAATGGTTTCTTGATCGCTTTTGATAAAGATGAATTCGCAATAAAAAAAGGAAGCGAAGCTCTTAGTCAAATTAGTGATCGCTTTGCTATTATTAAAAGTGACTTTAGATATATTAAACACGAATTAGCAAAACTTGGAATTACTCAAGTCGATGGAATCATAGCTGATTTAGGAATTAGTTCTCCTCAAGTTGATGATGCTTCACGTGGTTTTAGCTACAATAAAGACGCAAAACTTGATATGCGTATGGATCAAGAACAAGGTCTTGATGCTCATTATATTGTTAACAATTATACTGATGTACAATTAGCTAACATTTTTACAAAATACGCTGATGTAAAGCTTGCTATGCGAGTTGCGAAGGCAATTGTAAAGTGTAGACCAATTGATACAACTTTAGAATTAGTTGATGTTATAAAGAGTGCATATCCCGCCGCTCTACTTAGAGCAAAAAATCCTGCAAAAGCAGTATTCCAAGCATTACGAATTGAAACTAACAGTGAGTTCGAATCGCTTGAACTGATGCTTAAAGATGCAGTCAGCTTATTAAAAAGCAATTCATCATTAAGTATTATTACATTCCACTCTTTAGAAGATCGTATCGTAAAAAATTTTTTTAAGGATTTAATTACAAGCAATCTTCCAATTAAGATGCCGATTATAGAAGAAAAAAAATATACTGCCAAACAGATAATTCCTTCACAACGTGAATTAGAAGAAAATAAACGCTCAAGAAGTGCTAAATTAAGAATTTTAAGCAAGATTTAA
- a CDS encoding division/cell wall cluster transcriptional repressor MraZ: protein MFGTVERKIDDKNRIVLPTNFRDLLGSDFYLTIGFDGNGELRSKENFIEYTRTIEKQSMFNKNARALRRSILGRAINITLDSAGRFLLPKNILENLAIQKDVVFVGVGSIVEIWSKERYDEFESAYDDDTISQIAQELSNIES from the coding sequence GTGTTCGGAACAGTCGAAAGAAAAATCGATGATAAAAATCGTATTGTGCTTCCAACAAACTTTAGAGATTTGTTAGGAAGTGATTTTTATCTAACTATAGGTTTTGACGGCAATGGTGAACTTAGAAGTAAAGAAAACTTCATTGAATATACCAGAACCATTGAAAAGCAAAGTATGTTTAACAAAAACGCTAGAGCTCTTCGCAGAAGTATTCTTGGGAGAGCTATAAACATTACTCTTGACTCTGCTGGTAGATTCTTATTACCAAAGAACATACTTGAAAACTTAGCTATCCAAAAAGATGTAGTTTTTGTTGGAGTTGGATCAATTGTTGAAATTTGGTCCAAAGAACGCTACGATGAATTTGAATCAGCATATGATGATGATACAATTTCACAAATCGCTCAAGAATTATCTAACATAGAAAGTTAA
- a CDS encoding potassium channel family protein: MVIKHKKDICVIGLGRFGQAVVSQLLKMNKSVFIIDAKEDNAKIFENEVQRIVIADAADMKALKSMNIEQMETVVVACPDNIEIVAALLELNIKNIIARATSARHARVLKQIGVTQIIRPEHESGIRTALIAANENLIRFSENLQELSENFVVGTTTIKNPDLSKMKIKDLDFNKRKITIILIKRNGSVLRPSGDVELEIDDIVSLVGEVSDVTAGLGWLNQQSK, encoded by the coding sequence ATGGTGATTAAACATAAAAAAGATATTTGTGTAATTGGACTTGGTAGATTTGGGCAAGCGGTTGTAAGTCAATTATTAAAAATGAATAAAAGTGTTTTCATTATCGATGCTAAAGAAGATAATGCAAAAATATTTGAAAATGAAGTTCAAAGAATTGTAATTGCTGATGCAGCTGATATGAAAGCACTAAAATCAATGAATATCGAGCAAATGGAAACGGTAGTTGTTGCTTGTCCTGATAATATCGAGATTGTAGCAGCTTTATTAGAACTTAATATTAAAAATATTATTGCTCGTGCTACCAGCGCTAGACATGCTAGAGTTCTCAAACAAATTGGAGTAACTCAAATTATTCGACCCGAGCATGAATCTGGAATTAGAACCGCTTTAATTGCGGCCAATGAAAATTTAATTCGTTTTTCAGAAAATTTACAAGAACTAAGTGAAAATTTTGTAGTAGGTACTACTACAATTAAAAATCCAGATTTATCAAAAATGAAAATTAAAGATTTAGACTTTAACAAGAGAAAAATTACAATTATCTTAATCAAAAGAAACGGAAGTGTACTTAGACCAAGTGGTGATGTTGAGCTAGAAATCGATGATATTGTTTCACTAGTTGGAGAAGTTAGTGATGTAACTGCTGGTTTAGGTTGATTAAATCAACAAAGTAAGTAA
- a CDS encoding Fic family protein: MAANYSEIQELLRIRADLHARLNLMPYDGTPEIKNRGDGKYLYVRKRVAGKLTSTYVGIYTEELYNLLLRNAREIRAIRKEIRHVEKELVSAGYSESELSTDVLNNIAFARANMKMNIYNQAILEGVGTSFPQTEEIIDNGKVTGMTATDVQKILNLKHAWEFILDKDVVASKSDYYMLSHIARLVNEGFFAETGRIRRVPVTIGGSSYVPPLPNEMDIKEKIREITEKNDDAIDVAIKLCLYCMKTQIFLDGNKRASVIFANHYLISHGGGFLVIPKKEVPKFKNLLVKYYEGEDITIISDFMKKSCWKRMQ, from the coding sequence ATGGCTGCAAACTATAGTGAAATACAAGAATTACTTAGAATTCGTGCTGATCTTCACGCTAGATTAAATTTAATGCCCTATGATGGGACACCTGAAATTAAGAATCGAGGTGATGGAAAATATTTATATGTTAGAAAACGTGTTGCTGGTAAACTGACATCAACATATGTAGGAATATATACTGAAGAGCTTTATAACTTACTGCTTCGCAATGCTAGAGAAATTAGAGCGATAAGAAAAGAAATACGTCATGTAGAAAAGGAGCTTGTAAGCGCCGGATATTCGGAAAGCGAGTTATCAACAGATGTTCTTAATAATATAGCGTTTGCTAGAGCTAATATGAAAATGAATATCTACAATCAAGCAATTTTAGAGGGGGTAGGTACATCTTTTCCACAAACTGAAGAAATTATAGATAATGGAAAAGTTACTGGCATGACAGCAACTGATGTACAGAAAATCTTAAATCTAAAACATGCATGGGAGTTTATTTTGGATAAAGATGTAGTAGCAAGCAAATCAGACTATTACATGCTTAGTCATATTGCAAGGCTTGTTAATGAAGGATTTTTTGCTGAAACAGGTCGTATACGTCGAGTACCAGTCACGATTGGAGGATCCTCTTATGTTCCACCATTACCAAATGAAATGGATATAAAAGAAAAAATACGAGAGATTACGGAGAAAAACGATGATGCGATTGATGTTGCAATAAAGTTATGCTTATATTGTATGAAAACACAAATATTCCTTGATGGGAATAAGAGAGCATCTGTTATTTTTGCTAACCACTATTTAATATCTCATGGAGGTGGATTTTTGGTTATTCCTAAAAAAGAAGTTCCCAAATTTAAAAATTTACTTGTGAAGTATTATGAAGGGGAAGATATAACCATTATTTCTGATTTTATGAAAAAAAGTTGTTGAAAAAGAATGCAGTAA
- a CDS encoding MAG1360 family OppF-related protein codes for MQKNLKKIFEVENFFIHILENGVANNVCIPYLPIYYKERSAILIDPKESTFWNNKFWEQFKSNPYATFLNTSHDIKSLTEEIEYRNKQIFSNIGFFDLDELEIVDTEIPIYDIWNIGFKNIHINPADFKSFEEITKKYEIQFKSQIFRIMHFYLEKIVPENHNFSRELSNLTKKMKNNWFLMNESDFSNMVVNINDLLEEHKRTSLEFYFKLYQEIFNTYNQLVEREKSPDSIAESEQVKNVEIRLKYINDINNSSIKKVENNFIIRDINLEIDFYKKLLKNTKNSNIKYMNYLQHKLLKSILTIKEKMSHVTELSIEHLDLYKELLITKKLYWIWMRNKYSLCYLDKNRIREIFADLILQSKMFINNTLNSLNKPGRKWTKLKIKKTIKRQFYYSFVNYSNTSVENKHEIMKIIETKQEKIKSLNKIKFEKVPDFNKIVEQNKFDAWIRLNQAEDRWNKFSSNKLFQTTLKNYQRKIKRLIYSNNELIRHQISNLSIINESIKKRQNSNSRRSEFYDNYELIRNVENIQRYEKNEIIGEFANSVFAFIMNKTQAINQFSRTFLIIKKIIDSMSYISVNFGEYLTAYDKLKVISKIKLKLLKLVLNNPSVLFIKDTFDKNNNETRFEFIRVLNKISNEYSLSYVLVTADVKLVKKICDTVHIFCRNTLVESGEINELLNNAKHPYSRHALSETDLSFIKNHNDDYSWIYSEVYEIDKDKKHYLYANFENYQKWTAWNNPETLKIKSNLDKATSLTLEAEEIDQFYKIQHENVEISMTSYDPANRKIVSKSNLFDMDYENLKFWKQAGNTEIESVNKTNHFIEQNEQE; via the coding sequence ATGCAAAAAAACTTAAAGAAAATTTTTGAGGTCGAAAACTTTTTTATTCATATTTTAGAAAATGGGGTTGCAAATAATGTGTGCATTCCATATTTACCTATTTATTATAAAGAAAGAAGTGCGATTTTAATTGATCCTAAAGAATCAACTTTCTGAAATAATAAATTTTGAGAACAATTTAAAAGTAATCCTTATGCAACTTTTTTAAATACTTCACATGATATTAAATCTTTAACTGAAGAAATTGAATATAGAAATAAACAAATTTTTTCTAATATTGGGTTTTTTGATTTAGATGAACTTGAAATAGTTGATACTGAAATTCCTATTTATGATATTTGAAATATTGGTTTTAAAAATATTCATATTAATCCAGCTGACTTCAAATCATTTGAAGAAATTACTAAAAAATATGAAATTCAGTTCAAAAGTCAAATTTTCAGAATTATGCACTTTTATCTCGAAAAAATCGTTCCTGAGAATCATAATTTTTCACGTGAGTTAAGTAACCTAACTAAAAAAATGAAAAACAACTGATTCTTAATGAATGAATCAGATTTTAGTAACATGGTAGTTAACATAAATGATCTTTTGGAGGAACATAAACGTACTTCCCTTGAATTTTACTTTAAGCTATACCAAGAAATTTTCAACACTTACAACCAATTAGTCGAAAGAGAAAAAAGTCCCGATTCAATCGCTGAATCTGAACAAGTAAAAAATGTTGAAATAAGACTTAAGTATATTAATGATATAAATAACTCTTCAATAAAGAAAGTTGAAAATAACTTTATTATTCGTGATATTAATTTAGAAATTGACTTTTATAAAAAGTTACTTAAAAACACAAAAAATAGTAATATCAAATACATGAACTATCTTCAACATAAATTGCTAAAATCAATTTTAACCATTAAAGAAAAAATGTCTCATGTAACTGAATTAAGCATCGAGCATTTAGATTTATATAAAGAATTATTAATCACTAAGAAACTTTATTGAATTTGAATGAGAAATAAATATAGTCTTTGTTATTTAGACAAAAATAGGATTCGTGAAATTTTTGCTGACTTAATTTTACAATCCAAAATGTTTATCAATAATACGTTAAATAGCTTAAATAAACCAGGAAGAAAGTGAACAAAATTAAAAATTAAAAAAACTATTAAGAGACAATTTTATTACAGTTTTGTTAACTATAGTAACACTTCAGTTGAAAACAAACATGAGATAATGAAAATTATTGAAACTAAACAAGAAAAAATCAAATCGTTAAATAAAATTAAGTTCGAGAAAGTTCCGGACTTTAACAAAATTGTTGAGCAAAATAAATTCGATGCTTGAATTAGATTAAATCAAGCTGAAGATCGTTGAAATAAGTTCTCTTCAAATAAACTTTTTCAAACGACACTTAAAAATTATCAAAGAAAAATCAAACGACTTATTTATAGTAATAATGAATTAATTAGACACCAAATTTCCAACCTTTCTATAATTAATGAATCAATTAAAAAAAGACAAAATTCAAATTCGCGCAGAAGTGAGTTTTACGATAATTATGAATTAATCCGCAATGTCGAAAATATACAAAGATATGAAAAAAACGAAATTATCGGCGAATTCGCAAACTCAGTTTTTGCTTTTATCATGAATAAAACTCAAGCTATCAATCAATTTAGCAGAACCTTCTTAATAATTAAAAAAATAATCGATTCAATGAGCTATATTTCAGTTAACTTTGGTGAATATCTAACAGCATATGACAAACTTAAAGTTATTAGTAAAATTAAACTTAAATTACTTAAACTAGTTTTAAATAATCCTTCAGTTTTATTTATTAAGGATACTTTTGATAAAAATAATAACGAAACTAGATTTGAATTTATACGGGTGCTAAATAAAATTTCTAATGAGTACTCTTTAAGTTATGTATTAGTTACTGCTGATGTAAAACTAGTTAAGAAAATTTGTGATACAGTACATATTTTCTGTAGAAATACCTTAGTTGAATCTGGAGAAATAAACGAATTACTTAATAATGCAAAGCACCCTTATTCTAGACATGCACTTTCAGAAACAGATTTAAGTTTTATTAAAAATCATAACGATGATTATTCTTGGATCTATTCAGAAGTTTATGAAATTGATAAAGATAAAAAACATTATTTATATGCTAATTTTGAAAATTATCAAAAATGAACTGCATGAAATAATCCAGAAACACTTAAAATTAAATCTAATTTAGATAAAGCAACTAGTTTAACTCTTGAAGCTGAGGAAATTGATCAATTCTACAAAATTCAACATGAGAATGTTGAAATATCTATGACTTCATATGATCCAGCAAATAGAAAAATAGTATCTAAATCTAATTTATTTGATATGGATTATGAAAATCTTAAATTCTGAAAACAAGCAGGTAACACTGAAATTGAATCTGTTAATAAAACTAACCATTTCATAGAACAAAACGAACAAGAGTAA